A segment of the Zingiber officinale cultivar Zhangliang chromosome 8B, Zo_v1.1, whole genome shotgun sequence genome:
AAATGTCCCATTCCAAGTCATGAACAGACCTAGCATGTAGGCTTTAGTTTCTAAGCATATGTGCTCAAAGCCGATGCGCTTGCCAACAAACAGAAATCTGAAACTGGTTATTTGCTGCAGATTTTACTTGTAGGCTATCCACCTGCaactgttttatatatatatatatatatatatatatatatttacggATATAAAAAAAGTGTGTTATGTGTTCTTTTTCTCTTCACTCTACTTCTGCTTTAAGATTGAAGTTCTCTTTTTGTCTTTGAGATGAAATTTATTCTTTTCCATCATTTAATTTTCACTTCTTTGAGCAAAGTTCATCTCCatgtttcaaaaaaataaaaaaaataaaaaaatctaccATATCTCCTGATGATATTTTTTTTGTGCAATTTTGTTAAGCCATGCTTTATCACCATGGTTTTCTCCGTGGTCTCATATGTTATAAATGAGATGTTCAGGGTCATTGTGATGAAGCTTGCCAATTACTTTTGTCTAGCCTCCTACGGATCTCTTTTTCAATAATTGGTAGGAAGTTTTAAATTTGCATAATAATTCCTTATGCATGCTACCTAAGTTGTAAACAAGCCACGCCAAACCTAAGTTTGTGTTGTTAAAggttgtttgataaggtaattgaGAATCAAGACAAGCCGAGCCTAAAATTAACTTGTTTATGCTTGACTTGGTTTCTTGTTTTTGAATTTGAGCAACTTGAGTTCGGTTCATTTAAATATTAATGTGCTTTTAATTCAaccttgtttgattgtttgaaccATTTACAATTTTAAGCTTGTTTGGTTAATTAGTGAGCTTAATATTACAAAGTGTATTTTTTGCTTGttttaagagttttttttttgtttatatataagtttaataaaagttttattaataacATAGTTCACAACCTTTAGTCGTGGGCATTGTTCAAACACGTGTTTAATGAGTTCAAACTTATCATCTCTCTCCGAGTAGAATGAGCATGAACTCGATCTCCTTCTCGCAATTCTCCTCTTCCAGAGTAGATGTTGGAGATCTCGTTTCACTTTTGTCCACAACACTTCTATTAGTTTTTTTATTGATTGCAATCTCAAAAGATAGTTCTCCTGTCTAACAGTCTCCTCTTGATAATTCTTGAGTAGGTACTGGAAGCTTAATTTGTCTCTTTTACTTGGCCTTCGCTAACTTCAGAAAGAAGATTACTCAAAAGTGATCTTATTTTGAAGATTAAATCAAATAATATCTTTAATTTCAAGTCTAACCGTCAACTCTTTTGAAGATCAGTCAACAGTCTCTTCAATTGTATCCTTTTTATAGTGTTTTGCTCTATTTAAAAGCTGGATATAGATCAATAACTATGCTTCAGCTTAAGGGTGTTAAAAATAATTACGAGTATAGAACTATTCTTACATAGAGCATTTAGTCATTGCATGTTATATCAAAGTATTATGTGACTAAATGTTTTTCATTGTTTTAACGCTTATAATTTGGTCACTATTATTCCCGAGTGAATTCTTACGTCTATGAATTTATGAAGGGTTAAACATGGTTCAATTCTACAGTATGCTGTATTCATTTTATCGACCACTGAACTGTAAATTCTTCCATTTCAGTTGGCCATTCCAATCGTCCCTACTATCCGGGTCCTCATCACCTTCACTAAATTTGAAGAGCTACAACAATCTGATGAATTTTCAACCCCTCCTTCCAGCCCCACTCATTTCCAGGAAAACAAAGTCAAGGAAACAGAAGAATCAGGTTCCTGGTATTCATGGATGAGAGGTAACCGAAGTGGGCAGACTAGTGATAACAGTGAATTGCGAAGCTCCAAAGACGAAGCTGATCCTTTCAGTATTCCTTCAGAATATACCTGGATTGACGCAAAGGAAAAGAAACGTCGACGGAAGTCCAAGAAGGGAGGAAAGAGCAAGCAAGGTGCCGGTAGAAATCAATCCTCAAAAACTACAGATGATTACCAACTGATGGATGGTTTCGTATAGCAAATTGAGTGTTGTACATCAGGTAAGTTAGGTGATTTAACAAGGAACTGATATGCATCCATAATTTCATGTTCATTTCTATTTTTCTGAGAGGTGATGGACTTGGTGACGTGCTTTTGTAGTTCCAGTTTTCCACTAGTAATCGGCAATATTATGTTTATTGGAACAATCGTAGGCAATATATTCAGCACATAATGACTACGGTTAGAAATTTATGTCGCAGAATTCCTTTTCTCTATATTTTCAGGGTGTAGTGGACCTGACTAGGGTATGATAACTGCTAACCTAGTTCATTGTACAGATGCATTATTTTCTACCCTGTGTCTAATTAACTTAGattgcatttttattttattcatcaGGTTTGTTTCAACTATTTCATCTCCATTACCGGAATCTTATTTCTGAGATTCATACAAAATTGTATGAATGTGTCTAATCTTTATCGTTTTCAGACTAGTGATCTGGTAATTTAAATGTGtctaattgtaaaaaaaaaattaatagtcttttttgaaaacatatctgcatcattttaatttttctcaGTTATTACATTTAATTATGTAGTAATTTACTGAATTTTGATGTTTTGTTGTGCTTCACTAAAACATATATATGCACATATGTATGCAATTCGAGGAATTTGCAAGTTTATTCCCGAGTACTTTCTAGGAATTCACTAAAATATATGAAATGAAGTTTGATAATAATCTATTTGTAGTAAAAGTTCAGTAAGCTAAGTCAATTCAGTGAGTAGCCAAGCGAGTTAACTTTGGTTAATCTATCCGTCATGACCCAAATAAATTCCCATGTACCAATTCTTATCTTTTGTAGTCCTCCAATGTCTCACTACAAAATAGCTTGAGCTCTTAGGCAATGATACTCATACGAATCTACCAAACACTCAACAGTTTGATTTTCAATTATAGCacattataggatattttctctAATGAAATGATAAACTTGCGATATTGAACTATTGGATAGCCTATTACGACTACTTCTAAATTTACCATAATGACTCGTGATAAATTTTCAACCAAAAGGGCTAGATATATGATACTGGCTAAAAAATATATATCCCACTTCAAAATCTATTGTAATGCCTTGCTCTCCCGACATGGAGCACTTAGCTACAAATTACCAACCTTTTTTCATGCTTTCTCGCCAGTTAAATCTCTCGAAATCTTTGAACATCCTCGCATTGTTAAGGTATTAACGTTGAAGCATGAACACCTGTCACCTTTTAAGTGGCTCGTCCACACATTGTAGCCTTTGGATAGAAGCATCAATGTACACTATGACACCATCATCACATGAAGCTCACCAGCCGTCAACCTGTCTTTGTTACAATccgaagttgtgtttcttgatTCTAAACTGACACACATTAAACATTTTGGTAAACTAAAATACATTACTGAGGGAAAACATTTGATTAATGAGCATTAATATGGTTCAAAATCCACTTGATTACAAAGTCTAACGTGCTTCTATATGAATGACAATTTTAACCTAGTCCTTGAAACACAAAAACTCAGCTGCAAGTACTCCATAAATAATAGGTTAATGTAACAGTTATGAAACAGTGTAATTCACAAATATTGAATTATGGTCTTTCAGCAACCTCCAGAGTTTAGGCAAAATCAATTGGTGCATAATACATTCAGGCTAATCAGTTTTTCCGCAAGACAAACAATTCCAAACCTGGTAAGGAACTAGAACAATATTTTGCAGATACACCAGAAAGAAGGAAAATTCATGGTAAGTTATAGTCGGGAACCTCCGGTGTTTTAGTGCAATCACAACAAGCACAATGATAGACATAACAATGTAAAGAATACTCCATGACACCTTTGTGAAGCATGACTTCCGAATAATGCAAACCAGCAATGATAAGTGTTCCAACTTCAAACAAACACCACAGGCATCCGACCTCTCTTTGAGAATGCTTCTCTCTCTCAACCTGTAAAAGGCTTCTCGATTTGGAGGTGGGGCCAAAGTCACATGCTGCAGTGCCTGTACAAAGGGCATAAAGGGAAGAACAATTATGCCATTGACAAATATCTAACCTACTAGGCTGCCATATTCCTTAGCAATAGTCTACTTCAGCTGTAAGTAGCCTCCATTACTCTGTAAACGATTAATCTTCTACTCTACATCATACACCAAAGCTACAGATGCTGCATCGATAAAGTAACATCACTACATCTTTATCTGGATGCAAAGCAAATATCACATATTTGCATCTAATTTTCACCAGAATGCCCACATCAAAGAACCACAATACAAGAGTTCAAGTAAAACTAGTCATACAATACATACTAAAGTTAAACTACATCCAAACAGAAGTCCATAGACTATTGATTATTACTAAAGGTGCAGAGAGCAAATTAAAGTTTCCTGAAGTATAGCTGCAGAAACACACCAAACTTAAAGAGGGAGAAGCTTTAAGTATGATACTATCAGGTATCTACTACTCCTCAGAATACTGATTTATACTATGAAGACGAGAATGATAGATAAACTACTCAGATGATAACTACTGAGATGATATCAAGTGAGAATAGCATTTAAACTACTGAGATCAAGCAGTCCAACCCAGGATAAATTTAGCTCTCCATAAATGCCAGATATGATATATCCTGATAAGCACTAGAGGGTGAGCTTCCAACCAAGGTCCTGCCTTCACTGCTACTGGACTTGCCTGCCTTGAGGACCACCATAACCACCTCCATAACTAGCTTGACCACCAGGAGGACCATTCACCTGAGGAGATCCGTATGACCCAGCCTGTGAAGGTTCTGACTTCCAAGAATTGAGATAACCTGAGCTTGCATTAGTATAACCTCCACCAGAGTAAGCAGAACCTCCTTGTTCTCCTGCATTGCCTGCAAAATTAGTAATAGGACCACCATTACCACGAGTGCCATAGGAGCCGTAGCCACCTTGATTGCCATAAGGTCCTTCCGGCCCTCCATATCCACCATACCCATAACCTTGGCCCATGTACCCAGAAGTACCACTTTGACCTGTCGGTGTTGTACCAGATCCTCCACTGGGTGTTGAAGCATTCCATGAAGGAGCTGGACCATAAGATGCAGTTCCACCATATCCTGCAGAGCCATAACCAGGAACCTGATTATTCCAGAGATTTCTTTGAGCTCCTGGAGAGCCTCCTACATAACCAGACATAGGAGCATTAGGATTTCCATAGGTACCAGCAGGTCCAGTATACCCAGTAGCACCAGTCCCATAACCCCCAACACCATAGCCTGCATATCCAACGCCATTATTTGCTGCTCCATATCCATAACTAGGCGCACCATAGCCAGAGGAACCATATGGTGGAAGCCCACCACCAGCTCCTTGAGGTTGAATGTACCTATTAGAATCAGTCCTGCTATCATACAAGCTAGCATTACCACTAGAACCACCATAAGATTGATGAGATCCACTTCCCATGGATCGGCCACTGCCAGTATTTGAATTTGCATCTTTTGGAAGAGCACGCTTAACTTCGACAGCCTTTCCATTCAGATCATGAAACGTCTTCTGAAGAACATTATCTACAGTATCCTCTGATTCGAAGGAGATGAACCCAAAGCCTCGAGGTCGATGAGTGTTTTGATCATACATCACAACTGCATCCGTCACTGTTCCGAAGGACTCAAAGTATTGACGAAACCCATCCTCTGTTAGAGTAGGAGGCAAGCCTCCAACAAATATCTTCTTGGTTCTTATGTTTGCGCCAGAACTTGCTCCAGCTGACCTACCAGCATTAAGATTTCCAGAATTCAGATTTCCAGATCTTGCAGATGTTTGTTGTTCTTCCCTCGAAAGCGCCCGTTTGGCTTCCACCTATTGGTTGGATCAGAAAGTCCAGAAAACAAATATGGCACTTATATCAAACAGAAATAAAAGTGAAGTTCACTCACACACATCAAAGAGGTAATATATATGATTCATATTTTGATATAGTGTAAAGAAAAGGTTCATAATTGCAGAAGAACATAAATTTCCAAAACATAACACCAGAAATTATACCTGAAACAGAAAAATGAGCAGACAGAAAAATAGTAATGATATTGTAACAACTTTAGCTTTATGCTGAATTAATAACCTTTGATGGCGAATTATTCCCAAAAGAAGTCAAATTTCCCGCCACAAAAGAAATCATAGTTATGAACCACAATTAACATTGGTTAATCTTTTTGTCAAATTTTATAATCCTTATACTTAAAAATAAGCTAAATTTTGCCAGTATTGGTCCAGATAGAATTTTTGACACCAACCATGGATTTCCTTTGCTAAAGGAATAAAGCATCCTCTATGAGGTATcagagaaaaagagagaaaagtGATAATAGAGATTAGataagagaagagagagaagttAATATTAGCTAAGAAACAAGACCAACGCTTAATGATTTCATCAACTTGTTTGTGACTAAGGAATGAGAATTATGTGACTAAGGTTCTGTTTACTTGCAAGGAAGAAATTACAGTGGAAGGGAGACAAAGGCAAGAGGAGAGAAGGGGTGAAGAGAAATCCTTTATTTTGTTTGCTTGAAGAAGGGGAACGAAAAGGAAATAAGTAGTAGTGTCTGAAGGAAAAGCCACATCACCTTCCTTTTCTATCCTCTCCCACAAATTTTCAGATGAAACCAAATGTTTCATAATATGTTGAGATCTTTACTAAAATGATAGTTAAGATTTGGTGATTGCAGGCAGTTGCACCATAAATAAACTCAACTATAATAGgctgatattaattttaaaaggaaaaaaaatagaggagaagaaaaagagaaagaaagcaAGGAGAGGAGATGCAAATGGGATTCAAGATGTCATCATCAACCCATATTTGTAGCAATATAAAATCTTATTGAATCTTAAATGCTGTATGCAATGGTCATATCAACTAAATCTTTTGTCTTCACTACCCATTGCACCTTCTTTTGTAATTAATTCAGCTAGTCTAACTATAAAATTTATTGATCGATTTGACCAAATTTATACCATCTCAACCTATTTTCTCTTGTCTATTATCCTATTGTAGCTTCACATAGTTGCTCCTAAATAATAATATGTGTGTATGCATTAATTTTATCCTTACATTATTTTTCTACATGTTTTCTATCAACCCAACACTTTGATTCATAACATATAATATGAAAGCAGCCCGGTTCATGAAGCTTCCACTATGTGGGTCCCGGGAAggaccctgctttttgcaaaaggttgtttccaggattcgaactcgtgaccttttggtcacaaagcaacatgATAAGGGTAAGTGCTGCATGATAATGACACGAGACTCAAGAAGTATATTTTCATTTCAACAAAGTGCCAATTATCCCAAAAATGAACAATGATACAAGGTTAGAAATACAAATTATTAACTCATGCAAAATAGTCCTTCTAGAGTTGTTTATCCAATCCATGGTAAATGATATAATGAACTGTGGGTTTCTTAGTATCTTGTATCCTCGTATCACATTATAAATGGTGCAAGTAGCAAAAACCAACAAATACAAGATCAGATGCCATCAAAGTAAGAAGAATGAATAGCAAGCATGAAGAATAATTGAAAATGCAACATTTATCAAGATTGGTTCAttcacttccaataaacattacACAATCAGGAGACAGTTTCCCTTTATGAAAACAACATTCAAGAACCTAGAAAAAGGGAAATAATGAACCATAAACGTTACAAAGTAACTGAATAATTGTTTATCTGGACAAAAAAAGTACCTACAGGAAATTACAAAATAAACAAGCAAGTGCTTGTCATTGACAGAAAGAAAGGTCTAAGAATTCTTTCTAATACCCGTCATTCATCAAATAAACAAACCAATGTCAATGGAAGATAATCtacataaagaaattagtttaaCCAAGTAAATACACATAACAATGATATGGAAAGTAGATAAGCTTGAcaggaaaaaaaaacaataataacTTTCAATTTTCAATGGAGCACAAGCAAACCAACTAAACACCAACTAGACGGCCATGTAGAGAATGACTAGAAAATGCAAGGCCTAAGTTTTCCAACCATTCAAGTTAACCGCAGATCGCGCATCAAAAGCTTGAGTGGAATGACAACAGCCATAAAATATTCACGAAGAGTTTCATGGATGTCGCATACGGGTAAAACATTCCTAAACACCTCTTcaaaaactcttttttttttcattgaatCTGAGCAAGTGAAGTCTGAAATCAGGAAACCTAGATGCAGAAATCAACGAAAACAGAATAGAGGAATCGACCACAAAAAAAAAGGGAGAACAGAACTCACGGTGCGGCCATCAATGACGTGCTTGTCCTGGAGGACACGCTCGAGTATAGAGGGGTCGGCAAAGACGACGAACCCAAAACCTCTGGGGCGGCCGGTGGCCTTGTCCCTCATGATGACGGCATCAAGGACCTCGCCATGGTCGCTGAAGTGCTCCCTGAGCCTTTCCTCCGTGGTATCCCACGAGAGACCCCCAATGAAGAGCTTCCCGTCGTCAGAATCCATCGCCTTCGCGTAGAGAGAgagacgccgccgccgccgccggctgTGGGAAGATTAGGGAAGGGGGAGAGGAGGTCTTTCAGGCGCTAATTCCAGGGTTAATCGTCGGGTCCAAATTAGGGCATACACTGGCCACTGGAATATGCAATTTGCATATAGCTCTCAGAATATACCTTTTTAACATATTCCCCCATAATTTTGATCCTGATTCCTGTCAAGCCTCAAAGATTGGCAAATTTCTAATATCACAGACACCCAAATTTCTTTTTTGTCCTAAACGGACTCCGACTTTAGAAATTCCCCAGAATTTACCTTTTTAATCAACTTTTTTTTCCTCAAATAAACAGATTTTCAACATTTGGCAAAAATTGAGGTGTGTGTGTCGCAGAGGAATTTGAATTATACAGATTTTTTACAATACAAATGCATTATttactaataaaaaataaaaaataaaaaataaaaaataaagtaagATCTTTTCTTTATAGATTCGgcctaaagttaaaattttgaatctATACAATcaaactattaaaaaaaaaaaatgctcccTCCTTATTCTTATCGGCCGGTAAGAAATCTCTGCGGAAGAGAATTCATTGTTTCAGATTCAATGTTATTTggtacattatttttttttaattccattTTCGATAATAATCTAGCTCAAATTGCACTGGTTGCCTTTGATGGGCTCTAGCATATCTCGGCCTAGACCTCATTCCAAGCCCAATATTAAAATAGCCAACTCATGAAGCATGATGGGCTAAGccgtttaaaaaataatttcattctCTAGATTTGATAAATTTGCACTTTACTcccgataaaaaaaatttattttatcaaatttagATATCTATTTTTCACTACActatatattaaaatatattttttaaatttaaagaaataatatttataaatataaaatttatgaaTAAATATGATAGTTGATAGAATGATTTTTTAGTCACACTATCTACAATTTAAGATAAAAATTTTGAATAAGGTAATTGATATGGATACTTCGACTATAGAACTTTTGCAAAATTTTACCATTGATCACTGGAGTTTAGCATTGTTAAATCAACATGATAGTCAATGCTAAATCATAGTGAAAAAAAAATCACCTTTTCCTTGTAATTTACATGATTTTAAGTTctccttaaaattttaaaattatagaatgaGTCCGACTacattttattaatatattttgatGATTGAGTACTCTTAATAGTTAGCAATGTGAAAGGACAATGAAATAAGCATTAGAAATTAATGTTAATTGAAATATGAGTTCAAAATGTCATATAAATTCatatttgataaataattttaattaagttagtgaTCACGTCAACATTATGTAAACTAAAACATTAATAATATGAATTTATAGTCTCTTTCACCTCATCCATCTTctttaattatatttaacaagtagattaattttaaattaaagagAAAGCTAGTGTTCTAAACAAATATATAAACTTCACCAAAAACATTGTTCATTATAAAAACAAGCAATctattcatttttattattaaattggATGACCAATCATGCGGAAGCATATATTCCTTCCTCATCAATATCTTATCCGAGCATATATTTAAAACCAAACCTTCATTTCAATGGAAGTGGATAGGAATCCATCCATAAGAGTGCTTCTTAATGGATTGGATTTAATAAACAATGTGCTTTTAAAATTAGATCAGATCAACTGAATCAATCAATTGAAGAAGAAATTAAACCgaatagaaatttcttttagctCTCTCTATCGACGAGGGAGAGCCTAGGAAAGATGACTTAGAAGGACAAGTATTCGGTATATTTATAATGTTAATTTTTGGTCGACTAGTTTGACTCGTTCAATTGATTGAACAATCGGCCGGTTTGTTTTATCTGTTCAATCTTTTTTAACTATTTTGGGaacatttaaaaaccttttctgaAAGAAAAAAAGTCTGCCGTAGAACAGCAATTTTGGACAGGTTCCGCAGTAGACCATTGCAGTTACTCTGTTattgttttaaattaattatattgcTATGCAGTACTCTTGTATATTtgttaagtcaagtcaaattgtTTGATCGTAATTAGCCTTTGGTTTGGTAGATCTCTGTTCTTTGGAGGATGACAAACAACTGAACCAGTTGACTTTCATCTGGCTGAAACTTTGAACAAGTTTTAAGATCATTTTTAATACTTCATTAATAATTGGTTGCAAGCTCATCAATAATGgccaatttttttataaaaaatattttatatatatacgaATAATGAGTATTTTGGCATCAGATCAAGTTACAAAAAAAAATGGATATCTAGTTTAAAATTATAGTCAATATGATCTGACCAAAGTTGGATTATATAACAATATAATTAACTTAGTCAAAATCTAACTACGTACTTTACAATCacttgctatatatatatatatatatatatatatatatataatggtaggtgtcattgaaaaaaaaattattgtactTAGTTATTATACATCTAAATTTCAATAttacctctatatatatatatatatatatatatatatatatatatatatatatatatatatatatatatatatatagaggataATAATCAAAATGGCACTTTGAACACACCTATGAAATAAAATGTGATAATAATCAAAATGACACTCTTTTTAATAGAATCATCAAAGGATAAGAGGACGACTTTATTTTTGGAAGATATATTATCTTGAAGTAATGGTGCAATGTTTTGACGCACTGTAGGAAATTTTTCTTAAACTTTCGTAGGGCCAGGTTAATCATCTAATCATCTTTAGGATTAGTTGATTTGAAAAGTTggatataaaaaatatcaaaggACAAGGGACGtcccttatttattttttatccaaaAGATATCTCATCCTACTAACTCCTTAAAATGATATAACTGTCCTCAAGTATACTGTTCAACATTATCTCCTATCACACGTATTAAATTTTGAACGATCGAAACATGACAAGTCCATATTATAGCAACTACGAAACCTAGTTACTGCAATGCATAATTAACTTGTTCAAAAATATTCACACTTTAACAGCTACGATTATACTGCTATAATGCAGATTTGACTTATTCACTTAACATttacgttatagcagctacaaaTTATACCTTCTATAACCCACACTTAATCTGTTTAAAAATATTAATGTTTTAGCAGCTCCAGTTTGATAACGGTTATAACACACAGATTCAACTTGTTCAATTAACATTTACATTATAACAACTATGGACACGTAGTTGCTATTATTCAGACTTATTTTGTTCAACAATATTCAAGTTGTAGTAATTGCCGATTGTAGCTATTTACAATTTAAACTTatcatatttaataatatttatgttgAAATAATTACTATttcatagttattataatatatCCGATCTATTCCAGATTTAATGTGTATTATAAAAGACAATAATATGGAATATTGCATTTGATAGTAGTTATTGTATCAGGAGTTGGCGAGGTGTGATGTCTTTTTAAAAGTTTCAGTCCTGTAATgattccaagaaaaaaaaaaaaaaagccctCTTGTAAGTGTTGCCTAAGAAATGAGACGGATTGATTCTTATTACGCGGCACGCGTACTTTACTCCGTACGCATACTGTATTATGAAATTCATAAATTAATTCAGATTGCACAACCACAACACGCAAGATATTAATCAAACTGTCCTCCAATAATCAAGGACCAATTAGAAAAATCTCCAAGCACTAGTAGTCACAGTTCGAGTACAACTTGCAGTTTTCTTCTTGTCCTCTATTCTCCAGTTGAATTTCCACACCACAAGGCTCCTTCGATCGATCTTTTCTGGCGATTGAACGCAACATGAAGGATTTCCCATTAGGCCATTATTCCTGCTCCTGTAATGGCGATGCGTTATCAGTCCTTTACCATCGATCTCTGCATCTTATTGGGAGCGAGCATCGCCGAGGCATAAAATACATGCTCTGAAAAGGATTCACCAACCAACCTTGATTCTCACACACTTTCCCTTTGAAACTGATGTGCTCCACCAAACCTGACAGCTACATGAAGGGCCCGGTTGCTTGGAGAATTAATAGATGTTTAATTAATTTCCAGCTTGCCAACTTGCTCTGGCCTTCATGTATGCTTGTCTACAGAAACCTTAGTTTACTCTTGCATATTTTAATCAAGGAGATAGATTTTGATAATAAATGGGTTGCTTTCTGGTTCTTCTTGTTTCTCGTCTCAACTATTTTGCAGTATCATTCATTCCCGCAGTTGAGCAGTTCACAGTATGTAATTGGTGGAGAAAATGCAGAAACTTTTGTCGTCTACGTAAACAACTCGACTGGTGCACTGGTGCATCTAAAACTCTACGCCAAGTCTCAGTCATGGAGCAGGTGTTGAAGCAAACGTGCAAATGGTCTGTCTTTTTCTTCATTTGTCAATACATTTGGTAGCAGATAACCAAACTCGTCTTGAAATCCTTGTGTGCAATTCAAATGCAACCACTTATTGTGATATGCAGTAGTCAAATTAGTTTGTCTAATTTACTAAGCATAGACTCAGACTGCAATATGGTCAGATTATCAGTTAAATATAAACTGAGCTTAATTGAAGCCAACTGGATGGCATATGCGACATGGACTTGTAGTTGGACGATCGCAAGATTGACTCTCACCTTGCATAAGAGAAGGGAAATTCTGTTTAAACTTATGTTCTCTAACTGGTGCAGCAAAATCAACTTTGTTTTTTTAGTTGTCACTGCTCGATATGTTGTTGATAATTGACTTGAGGCAGACCACAAGTAATTGGCataaaaagtattccaatgtaaTTCACTAGACAATATATAAATGTCCACGTCTAACGATGGACTGCTTTATGGTTTGATGAATTCTGAAGAAAAAGCCAAAGACAGATACAGACTACCTTACTCCAACTTTGAAAGGTGAAATTTCTCCCTcagaatactttttttttttaaataaaaataaaaataaaaactgcCGATATAAAATAAGGATGCAATCAAAGTCAATAGCTGAAAGTTTGTGAGAGTGTTAAACGTAGAGGATGATTCTGAACTCAAACAAGGCAGGGAGAAAGAGGGACACATACTACTGCACACAGTTTCTGAACATGACCAAGTGCTATAATT
Coding sequences within it:
- the LOC122014867 gene encoding heterogeneous nuclear ribonucleoprotein 1-like, producing MDSDDGKLFIGGLSWDTTEERLREHFSDHGEVLDAVIMRDKATGRPRGFGFVVFADPSILERVLQDKHVIDGRTVEAKRALSREEQQTSARSGNLNSGNLNAGRSAGASSGANIRTKKIFVGGLPPTLTEDGFRQYFESFGTVTDAVVMYDQNTHRPRGFGFISFESEDTVDNVLQKTFHDLNGKAVEVKRALPKDANSNTGSGRSMGSGSHQSYGGSSGNASLYDSRTDSNRYIQPQGAGGGLPPYGSSGYGAPSYGYGAANNGVGYAGYGVGGYGTGATGYTGPAGTYGNPNAPMSGYVGGSPGAQRNLWNNQVPGYGSAGYGGTASYGPAPSWNASTPSGGSGTTPTGQSGTSGYMGQGYGYGGYGGPEGPYGNQGGYGSYGTRGNGGPITNFAGNAGEQGGSAYSGGGYTNASSGYLNSWKSEPSQAGSYGSPQVNGPPGGQASYGGGYGGPQGRQVQ